From Halorubrum salinarum, the proteins below share one genomic window:
- a CDS encoding NADH-quinone oxidoreductase subunit D has translation MSLERPDAVDDGAVEQTPDELEALLGDLVVDRDDHLNAPGFVIRPDTVQETLRTLKQQAGYDHLSVVSAQEYENRYESIYHLKKYDDPTQEVSVVVPADKDNPVSESAEPVFRTADWHEREAYDLIGIEYDDHPDLRRILLPETWQGHPLSMDYDKDRPQIATLPEHANPLEDHHKDAESDTMFLNIGPHHPATHGVLHLKTVLDGEQVADVEPDIGYLHRSEEQMAQSGTYRHQIMPYPDRWDYISAGLLNEWAYARAAEDLADIEVPEYAQVIRTMGAEMCRIAAHMLALATFALDINGDFTATFMYAINDRERVQNLLEDLTGQRLMFNYFRLGGVVWDLPEPREEFFSKTRDFLDQLPESIEEYHNLITSNEVFQMRTIDTGILPPEVAKNYGATGPVARGSGVDYDLRRDDPYGYYDELDWDVVTEDGCDNFSRLLVRMREVEESAKIIEQCVDLLEDWPEDERTIQANVPRTLRPDDDTEIYRAVEGAKGELGIYIRSDGTDKPARFKIRSPCFSNLQTLPEMANGEYIPDVIAALGSLDVVLGEVDR, from the coding sequence ATGAGCCTCGAACGACCAGACGCAGTCGACGACGGCGCCGTCGAGCAGACGCCCGACGAGCTGGAGGCCCTGCTCGGCGACCTCGTCGTCGACCGCGACGACCACCTGAACGCGCCCGGCTTCGTCATCCGCCCGGACACCGTCCAAGAGACGCTCCGGACCCTGAAACAGCAGGCCGGGTACGACCACCTCTCCGTCGTCTCCGCACAGGAGTACGAGAACCGTTACGAGTCGATCTACCACCTGAAGAAGTACGACGACCCGACCCAGGAGGTGAGCGTCGTCGTTCCCGCGGACAAGGATAATCCCGTCTCCGAGTCCGCAGAGCCCGTCTTCCGCACGGCCGACTGGCACGAGCGGGAGGCGTACGACCTGATCGGGATCGAGTACGACGACCACCCCGACCTGCGTCGGATCCTGCTGCCGGAGACCTGGCAGGGCCACCCCCTGTCGATGGACTACGACAAGGACCGGCCGCAGATCGCAACGCTCCCGGAGCACGCGAACCCGCTCGAGGACCACCACAAGGACGCCGAGTCCGACACGATGTTCCTCAACATCGGGCCGCACCACCCGGCGACCCACGGGGTCCTCCACCTGAAGACGGTCCTCGACGGCGAGCAGGTCGCCGACGTCGAGCCCGACATCGGCTACCTCCACCGCAGCGAGGAGCAGATGGCGCAGTCCGGGACGTACCGCCACCAGATCATGCCGTACCCGGACCGCTGGGACTACATCTCGGCGGGGCTGCTCAACGAGTGGGCGTACGCCCGCGCGGCCGAGGACCTCGCGGACATCGAGGTGCCCGAGTACGCGCAGGTCATCCGGACGATGGGCGCTGAGATGTGCCGGATCGCGGCGCACATGCTCGCGCTCGCCACGTTCGCGCTCGACATCAACGGCGACTTCACGGCGACGTTCATGTACGCCATCAACGACCGCGAGCGCGTCCAGAACCTCTTGGAGGACCTGACGGGCCAGCGGCTGATGTTCAACTACTTCCGCCTCGGCGGGGTCGTCTGGGACCTGCCCGAGCCCCGCGAGGAGTTCTTCTCGAAGACCCGCGACTTCCTCGATCAGCTGCCGGAGTCGATCGAGGAGTACCACAACCTGATCACCTCGAACGAGGTGTTCCAGATGCGGACCATCGACACCGGCATCCTGCCGCCGGAGGTCGCGAAGAACTACGGCGCGACCGGCCCCGTCGCCCGCGGGTCGGGCGTCGACTACGACCTGCGCCGCGACGACCCGTACGGCTACTACGACGAGCTCGACTGGGACGTGGTGACCGAGGACGGCTGCGACAACTTCAGCCGCCTGCTCGTCCGGATGCGCGAGGTCGAGGAGTCCGCGAAGATCATCGAGCAGTGCGTCGACCTGCTCGAGGACTGGCCGGAGGACGAGCGGACGATCCAGGCGAACGTGCCGCGCACGCTGCGCCCGGACGACGACACGGAGATCTACCGCGCCGTCGAGGGCGCCAAGGGCGAGCTCGGCATCTACATCCGGTCGGACGGGACGGACAAGCCCGCCCGGTTCAAGATCCGGTCGCCGTGCTTCTCGAACCTCCAGACGCTGCCGGAGATGGCGAACGGGGAGTACATCCCCGACGTGATCGCCGCGCTCGGTAGCCTCGACGTCGTTCTCGGGGAGGTGGACCGCTGA
- a CDS encoding NADH-quinone oxidoreductase subunit B, with product MSSDQPFITDDSQVVTETRDARMTGQGDRFNSRLREAFGSSPFILTKFDKFLNWCRGSSMFMLQFGIACCSIEMMHTYAVKHDLDRFGSGVPRASPRQADVMIVPGTIVSKFAPRMKRVYDQMPEPKFVVGMGSCTISGGPFQEGYNVIKGAEEVIPIDIHVPGCPPRPEALVYGVVKLQERVANGEAAPVTVKPYELEEFSDLERDELVDKLADQIDDDELVMRYNFADSP from the coding sequence ATGAGCAGCGATCAACCGTTTATCACCGACGATTCGCAAGTCGTAACCGAGACCCGAGACGCCCGGATGACCGGGCAGGGAGACCGGTTCAACTCCCGCCTGCGTGAGGCGTTCGGCTCCTCGCCGTTCATCCTCACCAAGTTCGACAAGTTCCTGAACTGGTGTCGGGGATCCTCGATGTTTATGCTGCAGTTCGGCATCGCCTGCTGTAGCATCGAGATGATGCACACCTACGCGGTGAAACACGACCTCGACCGCTTCGGGTCGGGCGTCCCCCGCGCCTCGCCGCGCCAGGCCGACGTGATGATCGTCCCCGGGACGATCGTCTCCAAGTTCGCCCCGCGGATGAAGCGCGTCTACGACCAGATGCCCGAGCCGAAGTTCGTCGTCGGCATGGGCTCGTGTACCATCTCCGGCGGCCCGTTCCAGGAGGGGTACAACGTGATCAAAGGCGCCGAGGAGGTCATCCCGATCGACATCCACGTCCCCGGCTGCCCGCCCCGTCCCGAGGCGCTCGTCTACGGCGTCGTGAAGCTGCAGGAGCGCGTCGCCAACGGCGAGGCCGCGCCCGTCACGGTCAAGCCGTACGAGCTGGAGGAGTTCTCGGACCTCGAACGCGACGAACTCGTCGACAAGCTGGCCGACCAGATCGACGACGACGAGCTCGTCATGCGGTACAACTTCGCTGATTCGCCATGA
- a CDS encoding NADH-quinone oxidoreductase subunit A, translating to MSDWIAIGALAAVGLLIPIGMMTVSALLRPSVPETGKSTTYESGETPTGGTRIRFNIQYYMVALLFVVFDIETVLLFPWAVIYRPAVQAGVPMADLLWPMLAFVGILAVGLVWAWRSGAISWARSPRATSRKTTEDLN from the coding sequence ATGAGCGATTGGATAGCGATTGGCGCCTTGGCGGCCGTCGGCCTGCTCATTCCGATAGGGATGATGACAGTGTCGGCGCTGCTCCGTCCGAGCGTGCCTGAGACCGGTAAAAGTACCACCTACGAGTCCGGCGAGACCCCGACGGGCGGGACGCGGATCCGGTTCAACATCCAGTACTACATGGTCGCGTTGTTGTTCGTCGTGTTCGACATCGAGACCGTGTTGCTGTTCCCGTGGGCGGTCATCTACCGTCCGGCCGTCCAGGCCGGCGTGCCGATGGCCGACCTGCTGTGGCCGATGTTGGCGTTCGTCGGAATCTTGGCCGTCGGACTCGTCTGGGCGTGGCGGTCGGGGGCGATCAGCTGGGCCCGCAGCCCCCGCGCGACCAGCAGAAAGACGACGGAGGACCTCAACTAA
- the purE gene encoding 5-(carboxyamino)imidazole ribonucleotide mutase — translation MTTVDDLIDRLEAEAAADADPATTPDVGIVMGSDSDLPVMEDAYEALDDLGFAEQTDFDEAPDARFTYESYVVSAHRTPELMYAYGETATDRGLDVIIAGAGGKSADLPNMTASIAYPVPVIGVPVQEKSVDSVIGMPTGAPIVAVDAGKSYNAALSAAQVLAREHDEVEERLVELHDEQKGGVADVSAALHDLGLDGFRER, via the coding sequence ATGACCACGGTGGACGACCTGATCGACCGGCTCGAAGCGGAGGCGGCGGCCGACGCGGACCCGGCGACCACCCCGGACGTGGGGATCGTCATGGGCTCGGACTCGGACCTCCCCGTCATGGAGGACGCCTACGAGGCGCTCGACGACCTCGGCTTCGCGGAGCAGACCGACTTCGACGAGGCGCCGGACGCCCGGTTCACCTACGAGAGCTACGTCGTCTCCGCGCACCGCACCCCGGAGCTGATGTACGCGTACGGGGAGACGGCGACCGACCGCGGCCTCGACGTGATCATCGCCGGGGCCGGGGGGAAGTCCGCGGACCTCCCGAACATGACCGCCTCGATCGCCTACCCGGTGCCCGTCATCGGCGTGCCGGTCCAGGAGAAGTCGGTCGACTCCGTCATCGGGATGCCGACCGGCGCGCCGATCGTCGCCGTCGACGCCGGGAAGTCGTACAACGCCGCGCTGTCGGCCGCTCAGGTGCTCGCGCGCGAACACGACGAGGTCGAGGAGCGACTGGTCGAGCTCCACGACGAGCAGAAGGGAGGCGTCGCGGACGTCTCCGCGGCCCTCCACGACCTCGGACTCGACGGGTTCCGCGAGCGGTAG
- a CDS encoding 5-(carboxyamino)imidazole ribonucleotide synthase — MSITLPGPTLGVVGGGQLGRMLGEAAAPLGVDLVVLDPTPDCPAAPVATDQVVGDFDDLDAIDELAARVDALTFEIELADPAVLAAASEDHGVPVHPDPATLETIQDKLVQKEALADAGIPVPEFVAVATAEGLERVVEEFGGVMLKAREGGYDGRGNVPVETPDGAADALDQVGGAAMAEEFLDFEREVAVMGLKGADAETRTYPVTETIHREEILRESVSPARADDAVVAEAESVARDVLEVLDGRGVYGIELFETREGEVLVNEIAPRPHNSGHWTIEGARTSQFENHVRAVLGWPLGPTDLVAPAVTANVLGDVDKREAATLRNVETVLGAPDADLHWYGKDDVYPLRKMGHLTVTDRGATDEVDPDALLSRARELRDGLTFRDA, encoded by the coding sequence ATGTCGATCACCCTTCCGGGGCCGACGCTCGGCGTCGTCGGCGGCGGACAGCTGGGCCGGATGCTGGGCGAAGCCGCGGCGCCGCTCGGCGTCGACCTCGTCGTGTTGGACCCGACGCCGGACTGCCCGGCGGCGCCGGTCGCGACCGACCAGGTCGTCGGCGACTTCGACGACCTGGACGCGATAGACGAGCTCGCCGCTCGCGTCGACGCCTTGACCTTCGAGATCGAGCTCGCGGACCCGGCCGTCCTCGCGGCCGCGAGCGAGGACCACGGCGTGCCGGTCCATCCCGACCCTGCCACCTTGGAGACGATTCAGGACAAGCTGGTCCAGAAGGAGGCGCTCGCGGACGCCGGGATCCCCGTCCCCGAGTTCGTCGCGGTCGCGACCGCCGAGGGGCTCGAACGCGTCGTTGAGGAGTTCGGCGGCGTCATGCTGAAGGCCCGCGAGGGGGGCTACGACGGCCGCGGGAACGTCCCGGTCGAGACGCCCGACGGGGCCGCGGACGCGCTCGACCAGGTCGGCGGCGCCGCGATGGCCGAGGAGTTCCTCGACTTCGAGCGCGAGGTCGCCGTGATGGGCCTGAAAGGCGCGGACGCCGAGACGCGGACCTACCCCGTCACGGAGACGATCCACCGGGAAGAGATCCTCCGCGAGAGCGTCAGCCCGGCCCGGGCCGACGACGCGGTCGTCGCCGAGGCGGAGTCCGTCGCCCGCGACGTGCTGGAGGTCCTCGACGGCCGGGGCGTCTACGGGATCGAGCTGTTCGAGACCCGCGAGGGGGAGGTGCTGGTCAACGAGATCGCGCCGCGCCCGCACAACTCCGGCCACTGGACGATCGAGGGCGCCCGCACCTCGCAGTTCGAGAACCACGTCCGCGCCGTCCTCGGCTGGCCGCTCGGCCCGACCGACCTCGTCGCGCCCGCGGTCACGGCGAACGTGCTCGGCGATGTGGACAAACGGGAGGCGGCCACGCTGCGGAACGTCGAGACGGTCCTCGGCGCGCCCGACGCCGACCTCCACTGGTACGGCAAGGACGACGTGTACCCGCTCCGGAAGATGGGCCACCTGACGGTGACGGACCGGGGCGCGACCGACGAAGTCGACCCCGACGCGCTGCTCTCGCGGGCGCGAGAACTCCGCGACGGGCTGACGTTCCGAGACGCGTAG
- a CDS encoding FtsZ/tubulin family protein, giving the protein MRLHVIGLGGAGGRVADRLAAAHGDDPFLGGVNAFDTDMDALGALDALGEERRYRFGDAAGGDGLGGDLHAGRRLGDAHASELGRAMDDQRPSLAEAFLLVVGLGGAAGAGAAPALAAELSRLYDAPVYAFGLLPTRAETEEPDDDGPRSASAGGASGAGPGAGAGDGSAAPTPHRPLAERNAARTLDALSEECAAVFPFDNAAWLRPSETIGGARDRLNGVAVERIAALFGAGETPEGTETPQQVLDASDVARAAGGDGEIAAIGHATQAVEAPDSGSKFGLGLFGSSEPTEVDTSAAVSAIETVIRKATRGKNTIEVPDGRADRTLLVVGGPPAWLNREAIADGRRWLAEEAGSDAILSGDAPVPEGDEVFAVVIRSGIDEPDRVREIRETIE; this is encoded by the coding sequence ATGCGACTCCACGTCATCGGACTCGGCGGGGCCGGCGGGCGGGTCGCCGACCGGCTCGCCGCGGCGCACGGCGACGACCCGTTCCTCGGGGGCGTCAACGCCTTCGACACCGACATGGACGCGCTCGGGGCGCTGGACGCGCTCGGCGAGGAGCGCCGGTACCGGTTCGGCGACGCCGCGGGCGGGGACGGGCTCGGCGGCGACCTCCACGCCGGGCGCCGCCTGGGAGACGCGCACGCGAGCGAGCTCGGCCGGGCCATGGACGACCAGCGGCCGTCGCTCGCGGAGGCGTTCCTGCTCGTCGTCGGCCTCGGCGGCGCGGCCGGCGCGGGCGCGGCCCCCGCGCTCGCCGCGGAGCTCTCGCGCCTGTACGACGCCCCCGTCTACGCCTTCGGCCTCCTTCCCACCCGCGCCGAGACCGAGGAACCGGACGACGACGGGCCGCGGAGCGCGTCCGCCGGCGGGGCGAGCGGCGCGGGGCCGGGCGCGGGAGCCGGCGACGGGTCGGCGGCGCCGACGCCGCACCGCCCGCTCGCCGAGCGGAACGCGGCGCGGACGCTCGACGCGCTCTCCGAGGAGTGCGCGGCGGTCTTCCCGTTCGACAACGCGGCGTGGCTCCGTCCGAGCGAGACGATCGGCGGGGCGCGCGACCGGCTCAACGGGGTCGCCGTCGAGCGGATCGCGGCGCTGTTCGGCGCGGGCGAGACGCCGGAGGGCACGGAGACGCCCCAGCAGGTGCTCGACGCGAGCGACGTCGCCCGCGCGGCGGGCGGTGACGGCGAAATCGCGGCGATCGGTCACGCGACGCAGGCAGTCGAGGCGCCCGACTCGGGCTCGAAGTTCGGGCTCGGGCTGTTCGGCTCCTCGGAGCCGACCGAGGTCGACACCAGCGCCGCGGTGTCGGCCATCGAGACGGTGATCCGGAAGGCGACCCGCGGCAAGAACACGATTGAGGTCCCCGACGGGCGCGCCGACCGGACCCTGCTCGTTGTCGGCGGCCCGCCGGCGTGGCTCAACCGCGAGGCGATCGCCGACGGGCGCCGCTGGCTCGCCGAGGAGGCCGGCTCGGACGCGATCCTGAGCGGCGACGCGCCGGTCCCGGAGGGCGACGAGGTGTTCGCCGTCGTGATCCGGTCGGGCATCGACGAGCCGGACCGGGTCCGCGAGATCCGCGAGACGATCGAGTGA